Within the Bacillus carboniphilus genome, the region TGCTTCCACTCTTTCAGCTTTGTTCATCACATAGATGTTACGGTCGACTGGAGTTGGAGCTGTTAGGTTGTTCTTAATACCATCTAGACCAGCTTTTAAAAGAACAGCCATTGCTAGGTATGGGTTGGCAGCAGGGTCAACGCTACGTACCTCAACTCTTGTGCTTAATCCACGAGATGCTGGAATACGGATCAACGGTGAGCGGTTTTGAGCAGACCATGCTACATAGCAAGGAGCTTCATAACCAGGAACTAGACGTTTGTAAGAGTTTACCGTTGGGTTTGTAACAGCGGTAAAGCTTGTTGCGTGCTTGATGATTCCTGCAATAAATTGATAAGCTGTTTCACTTAATTGCAACTCGCCACTTGTGTCATAAAATGCATTCTCGCCATTTCTGAAAAGGGAAAGGTTGCAGTGCATTCCACTTCCGTTTACACCGAATAGTGGTTTTGGCATAAAGGTTGCGTGAAGACCGTGCTTACGCGCAATGGTTTTAACCACTAGTTTGAACGTTTGGATATCATCACAAGCTCTGATGGCACTAGCATATTTAAAATCAATTTCGTGTTGTCCAGGAGCTACTTCATGGTGGGAAGCTTCAATTTCAAATCCCATTTCCTCAAGCTCAAGTACGATGTCACGACGGCAGTTCTCCCCAAGGTCAGTC harbors:
- the glnA gene encoding type I glutamate--ammonia ligase, encoding MSRYTREDIKKLANEENVKFIRLQFTDILGTIKNVEIPVSQLDKALDNKMMFDGSSIEGFVRIEESDMYLCPDLDTWVVFPWTAEKGKVARLICDIFNPDGTPFAGDPRNNLKRILAEMEELGFTDFNLGPEPEFFLFKLDEKGEPTLELNDNGGYFDLAPTDLGENCRRDIVLELEEMGFEIEASHHEVAPGQHEIDFKYASAIRACDDIQTFKLVVKTIARKHGLHATFMPKPLFGVNGSGMHCNLSLFRNGENAFYDTSGELQLSETAYQFIAGIIKHATSFTAVTNPTVNSYKRLVPGYEAPCYVAWSAQNRSPLIRIPASRGLSTRVEVRSVDPAANPYLAMAVLLKAGLDGIKNNLTAPTPVDRNIYVMNKAERVEAGIVDLPATLHQALETLKTNEVITSALGEHILEHFIEAKEIEWDMFRTQVHPWEREQYMQAY